The stretch of DNA AACGTCTTGTAACCCTCCTTTTCCGGTCTTTCCACACTCCTTAAGAAGCCGTAGGAGAGAATTATGACGTCGTGGCTTGACAGAACTATAGGCTCTGCAGGGGCACTAGACAGTGTTGTCTGCCCCCCCGGCCTAGAGTAGCGCCTGAAGATGGCTTTAGAGGCAAGGTAAAATAGCGCTTCCGGAGACCTTATCGTCTCTGTAGCATTGGCTATGACCCTAGTGGCTATAGCGTAAGACTCCCTAACAACATCCCTCGATGTAAGCCCCCTACCAAAGTGGACCACCCTATCGTAGGATGTGAACGTTGAGAGAGCTCCAAGCATCGTAGACAAGAACATATCGCTATCCGTCAGACCGGATTTAAACGCCTCATCCCTAGCCCTCCTAGCGTTCTCCAAAGCCTCTCTATACACATCAACATACTCGCCAACTCTTCCACCATCCTTACCCCTTTTCCTCCAGACAACAACGATGCTGGACTCTAGAGCAGTCTTACCCCTAGCCGTAACCCTCTGCGGAGACTCAGTAGCGAAAGCCCACGCCCTAGTAACCCTTAAACCGGCTCTCCGCCACCCGGCCTCTACAAGCTCAATCCAAGCCTCTGGACTAGAGTGAGCAAAGTAAGTAACAATTAACCCATCATCCTTTAGAAGCTCTGACAGCCTCTTAAAGGCCATACCCATAAGCCTCTCATAATAGTCCTCAGCCTCTCTAACCCCGAAGTACCTTAGTCTACCCTCATTATAGCTAATCTCATTTAATGCAAAACCCTCCCATTGAGTATTGGACACTAATGCATCACTATGGAACCTAAGAGCCAAGCCATCCCCACTTAAAGACCTCTTCAGCCAAACATAGTAGAAATCACTAAGCTCAGCATAAGGTACATCATCCCTATAAGGCGGGTCAGTAACAATAACATCAAACCTCTCACCCTCTAGCTTACTAAGCACGGTAGCATCGTCAAGCAAAACCCTAACCCTACCAGAACTACCAGAAACAGCAGAAACAAGATACAACAGAGCATCTACGACTGTCTCCACGCTATCGAAATAGTTATATGATATATCCTCGTGTGCTAGCCATGTATCACCCCAATTCCATGTCATTGCAATCCCGCGTGTAGACAAGCTATCTTGAACTTTATTGAGAACCCAGGAATCCGGCTTCCATCTTGTAACAAGGCTATTATAGGTCATCGAGCGTAGAAATGCTATTGCTAAGTATGTTGTTATTGCTTCTGCGTATTTGTGGGCTTCTTCCCTGCTCCACCCTTCTCTCAGCTTCTCCTCCTCGATTCTCTTGCCTGTTTCTCGTATTAGTTTGACGAGTTTGACTAGGGTTAGGAGCTGGCGTGGGTTGAATAGCTTGAACCACTTATCATTACCCCATGTGTAAGTCATCAAATTTCTATTATCATAGCTTGGTATTGGTTCTGTTGGTATGTCTGGGTCTCCCCATAGTTGTCTTAGTTTTTCTAGCGCTTTCCACAGCTTCTCGTCGTCCCGGTCCGTTGCCGGCTCGAACTTTAGGTCTTTGTTTGCTATCTTTACTTTGACTAGTAGTCTTGGTCTTGCTAGTGAGTTTCTCAGCTCCTCTAAAGCTATTCCTCCTTCAAGGTATTCTTCCAGCTTCTTATTCCAGTCCTTTAAAGCATGTTTTGGATAGAATTCTAATCTGCTCCTGATCAGGGTGTTGGCAACCTCGTTTTTAGTTCTGTAGGTCCTGCCCGTCCTTGGGTCTATATATGTTATTCTGCTACCGCATAGTAGGCATTCCGCTAGCTCGGGTCTACCGGCGACGTTAGGCGATGGTGACCCGCCTGTCTTGCCCTCGATTATCTTGATACCGATTTTATTCCCTTCCGTCTCGGGTTTCATGTACGCATACCTCTTCCCTTTAACCTTGGCCAGCCACCAGTTGCCGACTAGTGGTGTATACCTGCCGCAGACGGGGCATTTGACTTCCCAAGTTCCAATGTATACTGCTGCATCTTCGTCGTAAAGCTCTTTAATGTCAGGGTCTTCTCCAAGCCTCTTGGTAATCCATCTACCCCACCTGGCAACATCGTAGATCAAGGCTGGTATCTCGTAGGTTTTCCCGTCAAATATGCTCTTTTCCCTGATAAACCCGCTAACAGCTTTGTCAAGCTCTAATTCTCTAATTTCCCTTCCTAGTACCCTGACCCTCGCTTCTGAATACTCCTTCGGATACTCAAGCATGGCTTTTAGGAATATGTAGGCTGTCGGCAGAAACTCTACGGCAACAACCTCGCCTACACCAAGCCTGATAGCCTCGAGGGGTATCGAGCCAAAGCCGGCGAAGGGATCCAACAGTTTAGCCTGCTTAAACCTCTCCTTCACACCACGAGGTAGAATAGGATTAAGCCTGTGAGGCACTTTACCAGCAATTAACCTCAACTCGCTCAGGAAGCCAGTCTTATCATAATCTCCGGGCAATAATGCCCCAGCTATTACAGCTCTAGCACCCGCCAGCGGCTTCCTAGTCCACCAGAACACCATCTCCCAGTAGGGCGGGCGGCCGCCACCCTGTTTCTCCCTGGCAGAAACCTCGTTGATCAAGCTAATAGGGAATCTCGAGGTCTCTATAAACCTCTTATCCTCCCCACTAGCCACGTCTCCCACACCTCGACAGGAGCTGTTACGCGATGATGTCTTACCAGTGTGACCGTGAGAATTTTCCTGCCCGCGAGAGCCAAGGAATACACCTTGTAACGCATTCCATAGCCAAAGCTATAAAAGCCCTTGTAGAGGCTTTCCCTGTAGTAACAATTTTAGGGAAAAGCACTTTCAGGCACCCTCTATCAGAGGAGGTCATTACTTTGCCCAAGACTCAACAGGCCCCCAGCAGCTCCCACACAATCATAGGCTCTCAAGCTTATGGCTTGAAACGTTTGAGAGCATGTTTAACATACTCAGGCATAACAGGCGAGTTTTTCCTTAGCCTCACAACTAATCCCAATATCCTTCCCATACATTTCCAACCATGTATAGAAGCTGCTCCTCTGATAATGAGATGGCGCGCCTCCCGCTTAGCTTATGGGGAATCCAAAGTCTCCACTGATCACGTCACCGTGCATTACCATCGTTCCTTATAATTTGCTCGACTGTACGAGGGTGAAACGTGCTATACAGTACTTTTCCCATTGTTTGTGCTTTAGTTTTTAATAATGATGTTAAAGATGTTTGTGGAGCCGCCGGCGGGATTCGAACCCGCGACCACCGGCTTACAAGGCCGGCGCTTTAGGCCCCGCGCAGGGGTCTGCCTGCTGAGCTACGGCGGCCCTCCCAGGTTTTGATATGCTTATACCATTGGGGTTTAAAGGGTTTGGGGCTTGTTGGGGGCCTGGGAGCTTTGGGGGCTGGTGCCGCCGCCGGGATTCGAACCCGGGACCTCCGGATCTCCCAGGCCCCCAGGCGACTTCGGCCTGTGGGTGTTTAGCCGGGCCGTATGAGTCCGGCGCTCTGCCAGGCTGAGCTACGGCGGCGCCCTGTATATGGGTGTTTCTG from Aeropyrum pernix K1 encodes:
- a CDS encoding DUF1156 domain-containing protein → MASGEDKRFIETSRFPISLINEVSAREKQGGGRPPYWEMVFWWTRKPLAGARAVIAGALLPGDYDKTGFLSELRLIAGKVPHRLNPILPRGVKERFKQAKLLDPFAGFGSIPLEAIRLGVGEVVAVEFLPTAYIFLKAMLEYPKEYSEARVRVLGREIRELELDKAVSGFIREKSIFDGKTYEIPALIYDVARWGRWITKRLGEDPDIKELYDEDAAVYIGTWEVKCPVCGRYTPLVGNWWLAKVKGKRYAYMKPETEGNKIGIKIIEGKTGGSPSPNVAGRPELAECLLCGSRITYIDPRTGRTYRTKNEVANTLIRSRLEFYPKHALKDWNKKLEEYLEGGIALEELRNSLARPRLLVKVKIANKDLKFEPATDRDDEKLWKALEKLRQLWGDPDIPTEPIPSYDNRNLMTYTWGNDKWFKLFNPRQLLTLVKLVKLIRETGKRIEEEKLREGWSREEAHKYAEAITTYLAIAFLRSMTYNSLVTRWKPDSWVLNKVQDSLSTRGIAMTWNWGDTWLAHEDISYNYFDSVETVVDALLYLVSAVSGSSGRVRVLLDDATVLSKLEGERFDVIVTDPPYRDDVPYAELSDFYYVWLKRSLSGDGLALRFHSDALVSNTQWEGFALNEISYNEGRLRYFGVREAEDYYERLMGMAFKRLSELLKDDGLIVTYFAHSSPEAWIELVEAGWRRAGLRVTRAWAFATESPQRVTARGKTALESSIVVVWRKRGKDGGRVGEYVDVYREALENARRARDEAFKSGLTDSDMFLSTMLGALSTFTSYDRVVHFGRGLTSRDVVRESYAIATRVIANATETIRSPEALFYLASKAIFRRYSRPGGQTTLSSAPAEPIVLSSHDVIILSYGFLRSVERPEKEGYKTFVNAGIIKSAEEVKGANVAKQKAFALLEPLDSTIEELKKLLGVRGVNPIKMDAERRSFNSIDALHLLEYYAKQGRSEFKTTYQILYSKYPKQVREAVEVAKVISSYPSDPETNLAKLVRDYIEGV